A genome region from Paramisgurnus dabryanus chromosome 12, PD_genome_1.1, whole genome shotgun sequence includes the following:
- the xrcc3 gene encoding DNA repair protein XRCC3 → MEWDQLGLNPRILAAVKKANFRSAKEILCVLGPDLQRLTHLSQSDVKRLHCAAAVAVRKSPAVTALQLIKGECPVLEPGHRLSFACPVLDRLMRGGLPLRGITELAGESAAGKTQFCLQLCLSVQYPRENGGLNSGAVYICTEDSFPIKRLRQLISQQPRLRPDLPSSLIHSIRFSDNIYIEHVADLEALQACVSQRVPVLLEKGLVKLVVVDSVAALFRSEFQANEAIERSRHLLTFSSTLHRLSHNYGAPVLCVNQVTDVVDGPNPGRCDYGLVDSKVLPALGIAWANQVMVRLMLRRQEGCVISEGRSSAPRKLEVVFAPHLPRAACLCGVWEEGVRGILEDDQEPQSC, encoded by the exons ATGGAGTGGGATCAACTTGGGCTGAATCCAAGGATCCTTGCTGCTGTTAAAAAAG CCAATTTTAGATCAGCAAAGGAGATCCTGTGTGTTTTGGGTCCAGATTTGCAGAGACTGACGCATTTGTCACAGAGTGATGTTAAGCGCTTACATTGTGCCGCTGCAGTTGCTGTCCGCAAGTCCCCTGCGGTCACAG CTTTACAGTTGATCAAGGGGGAATGTCCTGTTTTGGAACCTGGACACAGGCTTTCTTTTGCATGTCCCGTTCTGGACCGCTTGATGCGCGGTGGTCTGCCCTTGCGAGGAATAACAGAGCTAGCAGGCGAGAGTGCTGCTGGGAAAACTCAATTTTGTCTGCAGCTTTGCTTGTCTGTTCAGTATCCACGGGAAAACGGGGGGTTGAACTCAG GAGCTGTCTATATCTGCACTGAAGATTCCTTTCCTATCAAACGTCTAAGGCAACTGATTTCCCAGCAGCCTCGGCTCAGACCAGATTTGCCTTCATCTCTGATCCACAGCATACGCTTTAGTGACAACATTTACATTGAGCATGTAGCTGACCTG GAGGCTCTGCAGGCATGTGTGTCTCAGCGTGTGCCCGTGCTGCTCGAGAAAGgtctggtcaagctggtggtgGTGGACTCGGTGGCTGCTCTTTTCCGTAGCGAGTTTCAAGCCAATGAGGCTATAGAGAGGTCGCGCCACCTGCTGACATTTTCCAGCACCCTCCACCGCCTGAGTCATAACTATGGTGCACCTGTTCTCTGTGTCAATCAG GTTACTGATGTTGTGGATGGCCCTAACCCAGGCAGGTGTGATTACGG GTTGGTGGACAGTAAAGTGCTTCCTGCATTGGGCATTGCATGGGCCAACCAAGTGATGGTAAGACTCATGCTAAGGAGACAGGAGGGGTGCGTAATATCAGAAGGCCGAAGCAGTGCTCCTCGAAAATTAGAGGTAGTGTTCGCTCCACACCTCCCTCGAGCAGCCTGCCTGTGTGGGGTTTGGGAAGAAGGAGTTCGAGGAATTCTTGAGGATGACCAAGAACCACAAAGCTGTTAG